In Tistrella mobilis, the genomic window TGCAAGGCGGGCATCGTCGGCTCGTTCCCGGCGCTCAACGCCCGGCCCGGTCCGGTGCTGGAAGACTGGCTGAAGCGGATCCGCGACGAGCTTGGCCAGTGGGACGAGGAAAACCCCGACCGTCCCTCGGCCCCCTATGCGGTGAACCAGATCGTCCATCGCTCCAACGACCGCCTCAATCACGACATCGACATGTGCGTGAAATACGAGGTGCCGGTGGTGATCTCGTCGCTGGGCGCGCGGGAAGAGCTGAACCAGGCGATCCATTCCTATGGCGGCGTGGTGCTGCACGACATCATCAACGACACCTTCGCCCGCAAGGCGATCGAGAAGGGCGCCGACGGGCTGATCGCGGTGTCGGCCGGCGCCGGCGGCCATGCCGGTACCTGGTCGCCCTTTGCGTTGATCCAGGAAATCCGCAAATGGTTCGACGGGCCGCTGGCGCTGTCGGGCTCGATCGCGAACGGCGCCTCGATCCTGGCGGCGCAGGCGATGGGCGCCGATCTCGCC contains:
- a CDS encoding NAD(P)H-dependent flavin oxidoreductase, which encodes MSLPDSLARRLQLPVIGSPLFIVSNPDLVIAQCKAGIVGSFPALNARPGPVLEDWLKRIRDELGQWDEENPDRPSAPYAVNQIVHRSNDRLNHDIDMCVKYEVPVVISSLGAREELNQAIHSYGGVVLHDIINDTFARKAIEKGADGLIAVSAGAGGHAGTWSPFALIQEIRKWFDGPLALSGSIANGASILAAQAMGADLAYIGSAFIATKEANATDAYKQAIVDHGAGDIVYTNLFTGVHGNYLKPSIVNAGLDPDNLPVSDPSKMNFGSGGNTKSKAWRDIWGCGQGIGAIDAVLSAGELVDRFKREYAAARDSLAARSAPYV